In Zingiber officinale cultivar Zhangliang chromosome 1A, Zo_v1.1, whole genome shotgun sequence, the DNA window gtCTATGTAAGGATGTCACGTATCTTCCATCACCCGAcaagtcctgacacccgacattttctgacagccgtcagactccagaaggtacgcactgtcatataaagagggaggtcctctccctcatGCAGATACGCATtctcgcacattcgcacttgtctttTACTTTCCTTCTCCTTCGTATACTGTTTTTCTaaagaaaaagtacctgacttgagcgtcgaagggtctgtTCCGGGGACTTTTTTCCGAATTTTTGGCATCTAATGCTCATGTGCTTgtttgagtgtgtgcagagctTAGTACCGTCGGCTCAATCACCTTCATCCATCAGCACCACGTGGGAGTCCATTTTCAGAAGTATTTGTGAGAAAAGTATCTCAATCACCCCGTCCCCCCACCTCCCACCCCCCACCCTCCCAACAATAATTCACCCGGTCTTAATCTGACTCAGACTCATGATACGATCATAATATAGGATAAAAACAAATGAATAATGCATCAAAGATTGAGGACCATTTTATGTTTTTTGATTCGTTCTAATTTTGATCGTTGATTTTTTGCAGTATAACGTATCTAATTTTTCCATCCTTTTCTCAGCACTTTTTCGTCGTCTCTGACCTGACAAACCAGTGAAAAAAAATCTTCCCAATTGTAGCTTTCGACTTGAGAGTGAGATAATGTGTTATTATCTATTGTTATTATTATGATAATGTTCATGGCTTAAAAATCACCTCTTGAatatcttaaaaaataaaaaaaaattgtggaCCGAGATCAATtaattgatatttaaattttcaaaataataataataataataataataataataaaataaaaaatatctcttatttttattattattaaaacagTATcacatattaaaatatatttaacaatagtttatcttaattttcattcaaaaaatattattttttttcaaactaatCCAATATTTTTGTAACATTTTAGTTAGAATTATTTTATCATTAGCTAAAACTATTCTAATACCGATCAAAATTACTTTAGTATTGATTAAAACTACTCGACTTAAGTAAAATTGCTCCAAAATATTATGCAgtagttttgattaaaattattatagtatatagtaatttttattaatattgaaataaattgTTTGGAATAACTTTACATTATAGtagtttattttattaaaattactaGAATAATATTAGATCAGCCAAATAAAAAAAtgcaatttaagaaataaatttagATTAAGTccgttttttaatattttttcaacatAACATTAAGGAGCACAAATCCTCTGATCTAATCCTCTGATCTATAAATTAAGATCAAAGGATGATCCATTACATCTGATGCGGTGAAGAGATAAGAGAGGAGGGCACGGTGGACATTTGACATGAGTTAGGTTTTGGCTTTAAAAGTGAGCACTGTTCATCATCATGGGGAGGAggtttttttcgtggttttgggGGTTTCCGCCGCCAGAGGGGAGCAGAGGGGTTTTTGGTTCGGCGTCTCCAGGCCATCGGGGTGGTTGCTGGGAGGCTTGGGGGTCCTTTTGGCCGCCGCTAGGAGGAACAATATGTGCAACCACCTCTCTTCGCCTCGTCCTTGTCGGCCGCCTCTAGCGGGCACCTCCGCCTTCGCCTCTGGTGGGCATTGCAGCCCGCGGGCGTCACCGCTCCTACCTCCCGTGGACGCCGGTTCCAGCAGACATCGCCGATGGGAAGTGCGTGCGTCTCCGGCGAGCATCGGGGCAGCCTTCAGCAGGCGATGCCGCCAGCGGGTCTCCGCTTCTAGTAGTCGCTGACAGCCGCCAACACCTCCTCCGCTGAAAGTGGACCTCCGCTCCCAGTGAACCTCCGTTACCAGCGAGCCCAGTCGCCAGTGAGCCTCTGCCGCGAGCGGGCTGCTGCTGGTTAGTGCTCGTCTACATCTCTAGCGGTCGCCGATGGCACCTCCCAGCTACCGACGACGTCTCCAGTCGTCGCCGCCGCCGTCTCTGCTCCCAGCGACCACCACAGCCGCCTCTAGCGGCTGTCGTCACCTCTTTCGGCACACACCGCCACCTACAGCGGCTGTCGCCGCTTCTCGCGGCTACTGCTGCCTTCGGCGGCTGCGGGGGTCGCCGCCGACACCTCCGGGCAACCGCCGTCCAAGTGCTCAGGTATCATACTATTTgtatattccggcctgcgagccgagagtgTGTTCGACCTTCGTGCCGTGGTTATATTCCGCCCTGCGTGCCGCTGTTGTATGCTAGCTTGCGAGCCGAGGCTGTAGTCGAACCGTGCGTCGCCTTGCGGATCCATATCGTGCCCGGCTTCGAGCCACCGAAGCCAGCTACTCGCCTGGTGGATATTTATCTACTATTCAGGGtcacgacgactcgatcagcTCACTCACCTATCCGAGGGCgtccccccggggccagggtatgcTATTGCTTTCATATTGTATTTATTTCACTgtttcattattatttggttgctCATATATTTGTGGGATTGCCTCGAGCACcaaggtaccagagaccggggcaacccaGTCACTGGATACAAGCACTGTTGATCAGAAGACttcggacgacttggtcaacacaggagaCAGCTCATCAGCCGGGTCatgaggatgcggtcaaccttccaggcaCGTCACatcggcaggttcgtcttctcagcttcacGAAAtgatcaaattggcaccgtctgtAGGAACGCACCTGGTcaggaacgtgaagatggacgacgccggAAAAGTCTACCATACTAATGACCTCGGTCAGTTTTTGCGTTTTCTTTCCTCTTTCAGTTATATATGATCTTCTCTAGTTCCTCGATCGAGGACCACGCGCCGATCGGTCGggtgtatattagccgagccccgagctcgttgacgaggaccccgtgtcgatcggtcgggtgtatattagccgagccccgagctcgttgACGAGGACCCCGCGTCAATCGGCCAGATGTATATTAGCCGAACCCCGAGCTCGTTGACGAAGACCCCatgccgatcggtcgggcgtatattattcgagccaccggctcgatgttgaagaccccgtgccgtttggTCGGGCGTATATTctccgagccatcggctcgatgtcgaagaccccgtgccattcggccgggcgtatattttccgagccaccggctcgatgtcgaagaccccgtgccgatcagccgggtgtatattatccgagccaccggctcgatgtcgaagaccccgtgccgatcagccgggtgtatattatccgagccaccggctcgatgtcgaagaccccgcatCGATCGGTCGggtgtatattagccgagccccgagctcgttgacgaagaccccgtgccgatcggtcgggcgtatattatccgagccaccggctcgatgtcgaagaccctgtgccgttcggcgGGGCGTATATTCTCCGAGCCactggctcgatgtcgaagaccccgtgccgttcggccgggagtatattctCAGAGCCACCGGCTCAatgtcgaaggccccgtgccgatcggccgagcgtaaattatccgagccaccgactcgatgtcaaagaccccgtgtcgttcggtcgggcgtatattctTTGAGCCACCGGCtggatgtcgaagaccccgtgccgttcggccgggcgtatattatccgagccaccggctcgatgtcgaagaccccgtgccgatcgaccgggcgtatattatccgagccaccggctcgatgtcgaagaccccgtgccgttcagccgggcgtatattatccgagtcaccggctcgatgtcgaagaccccatgccgatcggccgggcgtatattatccgagccaccggctcgatgtcgaagaccccgtgccgttcggtcgGGCCTATATtctccgagccaccggctcgatgtcgaagaccccgtgtcgtttggccgggcgtatattatccgagctgtAAGCTCATTGTTGaaaaccgtcgagtggcgacattaaatcccagagtcgaactggcgactataaaaaccccggcttgaaaaccgtcaagcggcgacgttaaatcccagagtcgaaccggcgactataaaaaccccgactTGAAgatcgtcaagcggcgacgttaaatcccagagtcgaaccggtgactataaaaaccccggtttaaagatcgtcgagcggcgacgttaaatcccagagtcgaaccggtgattataaaaaccccggcttgaagaccgtcgagcggcgacgttaaatcccagagtcgaaccggcgactataaaaaccccggcttgaagatggtcgagcggcgacgtcaAATTCCAGAGTCGAACAGACgattataaaaaccccggcttgaaaaccgtcgagcgacgacgttaaatcccagagtcgaatcgacgactataaaaatcccggcttgaagaccatcgagcggcgacgttaaatcccagagtcgaaccggcgactataaaaacctcggcccgaagaccgtcgagcggtgacattaaatcccagagtcggaccggcgactataaaccccccggcccgaagaccgtcgagcggcgacattaaatcccagagtcggaccggcgactataaaccccccggcccgaaaaccgtcgagcggcgacattaaatcccagagtcggaccggcgactataaaccccccgtcccgaagaccgtcgagcggcgacgttaaatcccagagtcggaccggcgactattaggggtgagcaaaagttcagtcaaaCCGAATAAACCGACCGAACATGCGGATTTTTTAAATTTGGTTCGGTTAATTCGAaatttcggttaattcggttaaatAATTCAGTTTTTTCGGGTTTTCCGGTTCGGGTTTAAAGTTACCTATTCGGTTAAACTGAAACAACCGAATTATTTAATATGTTTACTAGTTTAGGTTTTAATCCAAAAGTCACCAGTCACCACACGGGCACACGGTCCACACCAGATTTATTCGGCTAGGGTTTTCTCATTCACTCGTCGCCGCTCTCACGTCTCCCCCCTTCCCCACCGCGTCACGCGATCTTTCTAACTCTCGTCGTTGATCATCTGCAACTCCACCTCTCCGCCTTGCTCAACCCTCTGTCGTCTCTCCTTCCATTTCATCTTCCGTCGGTCCTCCCGTGGCCGAGCACCTGCAAGGCTACTGCGACTCAGCATCTCCGTCTATCCTCCCTGTTCACCCTCTCGTCACTCTCACCAGTCACCACTCGAGTGCTCATTGCTCCAAGAAATCTCCTTGTCCTCATGCTAGGACTGGACTGCCTGCATAAATTAGAGGATTTGCAAGAAATTCATTAAATCGCAGTTAGTTTGTGTTCTATTGATTGGATAGTTACTACATtttaagggtttagggttttctgtgtatggattttggcttcttattttttctttttgttttcagaATACACAAATTATTAGTTTTaattcttccttttccttttttagtCTCAGTTACAGACTCACATCTTGGGTCTTGGCAACATTAGTTAGTAATCCTTGCATTGATCTTGTGCTAACATATGAATTTTTATTGAACTCAAGTAGTTAACAGTGTTTAGATATCCTGATAAGTATTATCATGCTTGttgagtttcatatttgtttttttagttttagttaattatattttaaacagTGTTATTACACTTGTAATTTTTAACAGTGTCTGTGATCTGTGAAGACTGTGATCAGTATTTATCTGGTATTTATGCAAGGAGATTTATCAAATATGGATGTTAATAATAGTTGTTCAGTACAAGAATCTGAAATTGGTCCTTCAGTGGAAACAAAAACTACGGTAGATTATAAAGGAAAGGCAACTAAGAGAAAAGCAATGAAACCAAGAAGTGAAGTATGGGATCATTTTATAAAGTTTACTAATGATGCATCAGATATGAAAGCCAAATGCAAATATTGTGATAAAGAATTTTTTTGTGATCCATATAGAAATGGGACAACAAGCTTGAGATCTCATATTACCTCATGTAAAAAACACCCCCATGTTATTGAAACAACTCAAGCACAGCTAAGTTTACAACAAAGTTTAAAAGAGGGTGAGGTGTGTTTAACTTCTTGGAAATTTGATCAAGATGCATCTAGAAAAGCATTAGCTAGAATGATCATAATGGATGAACTCCCTTTCAAATTTGTAGAAAGAGAAGGATTTAAAACATTATGGCTATGGTATGTCCAAAATTTTGAATTCCTTCAAGATGGACGGTTGCACGTGATTATGTTGAATTATATGTCGTTAAAagggaaaaattgaaaaaattgttACATGATTCAGCACAAAGGGTTTGTTTGACCACTGATACATGGACATCGATTCAGAAAATCAATTATATGTGTCTAACATCCCATTTCATTGATAAAAATTGGAATTTACAGAAAAGAATTATCAATTTTTGTCCAATTACAAGTCATAAAGGTGAGGCTATTAGTTTAGCCATTGAAAATTGCTTGAGGGGTTGGGGAATGAACAAAATTTTTACTATTACAGTTGATAATGCAAGTTCAAATGATGTTGCTATCAATAGTTTCAGAAAAAAGATGACTAATTGGGATTCCACTATTTTAAAGGGAGAATATGTCCATATGAGATGCGTAGCTCATATAATCAATTTGATTGTTACTGATGGCTTAAAAGATATAAATTAATTTGTGTTGAAGGTCAGGAATGCAATCAAATATGTTAAGCAATCCCCCTCTAGATTAAGTAAGTTCAAAGAATGTGTAGAGATTGAAAAAATTGAAAGCAAGAACTCATTATGTTTAGATGTACCAACCAGATGGAACTCAACTTTCTTGATGTTGAATACAGCTCAAAAATTTGAAAGAGCTTTTGGTAGGTTTGATGAACAAGATCCATGTTTTAAATTAGATCTTCAATATACAGAATGACAAGttattttgaatgagaatgaagatATGATATTTGAATCAGATGGTAAACCTAAAAGAGAATTAAAGACTTTTGATGGGAAACCAACAAGTGCAAATTGGAATAATATTAGACTTTTTGCATCTTTACTACAAGTTTTTTATGAACTAACATTAAAAGTTTCAGGATCTTTGTATGTCACACCCAATACTTTTGCACACGAGATTAGTTATATCCATACCATCTTGAAGGAGTGGCAACAAAGTGATGATATTGATGTGTATTCAATGGGAATTAGAATGAAAACCAAATTTGACAAGTATTGGGGAGATCCCGAGAAAATGAATAAGTTGCTTTATATTGCTATGGTGCTTGATCCAAGGCATAAATTAGATTTCGTAGAATTTATGTTGATTGAATTATATGGAGATGAGAAGGGTGCAAAAGTAGGAAAGATAATAAAGGACACTTTATTTGCTTTGTACAAGAATTATAAGGAAAAAATGGAGCCTCAATGTGGTACTTCAATAGTTTCATCTATTCCAGAATCAGTTGACAATGATAATACTTCAACAAATATGAGTGATTTGAAAAGACAAGCAATCATAGCGAAGTATAAAAAACAAAAGGCACAAGTTTTTGGTGATGGCAATATGTCAGAATTAGACAAGTATCTtaatgaaatagttgaagaataTTGTGATACTTTTGACATTTTGGGATGGTGGAAGCAAAATTGTCACAGATTTCCTATCCTTTCTCAAATTGCTCGTGATGTATTAGCTATTCCGATATCGACAGTTGCTTCAGAATCCGTTTTCAGTACTAGTGGTCGGGTACTTGATTGTTTTAGGAGTTCATTGACTCCTAATGTGGTAGAAAGTCTTATTTGTACTCAAGATTGGCTTCGGTTAAATTTGCAATCACTCAATGTTGAAAAAATTTTAGAGGATGTGAAAAAACTTGAAAATGGTAagttttcctttttaaaaaaaaatataattaaattttatttataattataaactttatttacttaacttgcatgtttttaccaaatttctcaaaaatcataATGGACTCGTCTTCTTCGACAACACCGGTGACATAAGGATCAATAGTATGTTTAAAtattgtattttatataaattgacCTCGATACTAAGAACATGAAGCTATATGATGATATAAATGTTATTGTTTCTAATTTGCTCACTTTCTAATTTACTCACTTTCTGTAGTATTGTTATTCCTCAATTTTTGTGGTGTTTGCAACTATATAGAATCACTTGCGGAAAGAAAAAGGtatgtcaaatttaaaaaaaacacacaATCAAATCTCTATCAAAAGCTCTGGTGCTCATTTATGTCGTTCATTGCTGGCAACTTTGCCATCCAAGCTAGCAATCTAGCTCAATaggacttgatcaattaatgttgACTACTTTATGGTAATTTTGACTATGTTTTCTGTCTTGGAACTGGTTACTTTGTTTAAAAAATTCTAGCATCTCAAACTTTTCTAGTGATATATGAATTCTTTCTATGTTGTTGATTGAACTCGTAAGTTTCTAGCCGGACAAATGTGGAATCTGTTGACATAATCCACCGTGAAGTAGTCCAAAAATTGAGAAATATGAGTTAGTGATCAGAAACTCTACATAACTTGCTTACCTCCAATTTCTTGGATTGGCAAAAGCTGTAACATTTAATGGCCTTCATTTAAAGTTTGAAAAGCTTTCGGTTCTTGAACTTGTGAGGCTTTGTTGGCTACATTTGTTACTATAAGCTTCTCCCCTTATCCATTTCAAACTCTAACTAGGAGTCCTGTGAAATAGTTTTCTTTGTCCATTtactacttggtctttccaaaaATTTACAAATTTTCTTAATAGTAGCATGCAGTTTGATcttaaaaatttacaaattttCTTAATAGTAGTCCTGTGAATAAATGAATTTATGCAGTTTGATGTGTATAATGCAGGTTTATTTGGAAAGGATTGCTAAGGACACATAGCTATGTTGGGGTTGACCTTGCTGCTTTCTGTTTTGATGTTGCTCTCTGCTGTATACGTGAAAGCTGCCATCCAAATTATGAATTTTTTATCTTGATGTAACCAAACAATTGTGTGAAGTTTTTTGTATGTCTCAAACAAGTAGACTTTGCTTCTTTTGTGGTGTTTTCTTATTGACAGTTTTATTTAGAGTTCTCTTTTGTGACAACTCAATTATGTAATTGAGTGAAATGTATGTTTGGTTTCATCTGAACTGAATGAGGATATGTGTTGATTTCATTCATGTGAGTATGTGACTTGTTTACTTCACTTTTTACAATATTCAAAATTTATGGTTTGTTGTAAGGTTAGACCTCCAAATTATAACCCATGTAAAACATGTCTGATAATTTCTGCTAGGTTAATCTTTGATTGGATTTCTTTTTCCTTGCAGATATTCGGCATATTCCTTATGTCCAGAGCTCCAGCATATTCCTTATGGATTTAAGTTAGATATCTGGTCCTTGGGTATCACTTCTTCATGAATTTCTATACCAAATGCTTTCTGGTGGATTATAAATATGATTAATTTGGAAATCATCGATCAGGTTGTTGCGTGTATGAGATGGCTGCTCATCGACCTACATTTAAAGCTTTTGTAAGTCTGACTTTAAGCAAgttgattgaattaattaaatgtcCAGGACTCCAGGTAGCAGCCATGTGCATATTTATCTGTGCATTGAGACACATGCCTCATAAACTTTGTTGTAAATGGTAATCTTTGTTGATATATTGTGGGAACTGGGaaagattcttcttctttttttctttctgaaaatcttTGATACAATTTTATATATAGATTTTGAGCATCCCACTCATTCTATAGTTTGGAAAGTATGGTGATTGGAATGTGTTTCCTGAAAATTGGCAAATTGCAGTTTTGTTTTTGTTTGATGTACCTAACCTTATGTCGCATTTGGTGCTAGATGTTTGGAAGAATATAATAATATGTCAATAGAAAAGCTGATATAGTTAAATGATTAAAAAATGTATTATTTTTGTGATTATTCTAGTTACAGGATAGATACCTCTTAATATAGAGGTTTACAAAAGATTCACTAAAAGCAAAAAAGAGGCAAAAAAAAAGGAGGTTTGATCTCTTCTGATGTATGGATAAAAAATAGGGATCTTGATCTTTTCCTTGAATTAATTCTGTCTTATTTGCTTTGTCCTTCTTGAGATATTCTTTTTTTGATTTGTTCTTTCATGAATATAGCTAGCCATTCTCATGAATATATAGTCTTGAAGTCTTCAGATGAGCGTGAGAAGCAGAATGAACTGCACTACTGCAGAAGTGAGGTGCAGTTCCAGATGATGTCCCTCTATATATCTTGTTTCAATATATAGATAGTTCTGTTTTTATTTTGGCTACAAGAAAACGGTTAAGCAGCAAAGAAATTTTTGTGTGCAGATATTAGGAGAAAGCATCGGTGAGGTgaaaagagttgcagacatgcaCGAGAGGAAGTCAGAAATGGCTAAGAATGCAGATGCCTTCATTGCTCTTCCAGGTGAGACCCAAGTGAATTATCTGAAACAATCTCAAGTCAACTTATAATCCCCAAACTCTTAGATGGCTATGGAACCATGGAGGAGCTTCTTGAGATAATAGCTTGGTCTCAGCTTGGCATCCACCACAAACCAGTGAGTAATGCACACAGCTCATCTCTCAGTCATTCATGCACACGCACCTAGCTATCAAATTCCAAAAGCTGGAAAAATATAATCAAACCACCCTAGCTCAATTTGCTTGATTTAAGCAGGTTGGGATTCTGAATGTGGACGGTTACTACAACGATTTGATCCAACTGTTTGACAAAGGAGTGAGAGAAGGGTTCATCGAGGACTCTGCGAGTCACATTGTCATTTCGGCAGACAATGCGGAAGAACTTCTAAGGAAAATGGAGGCCAAGGccgaagaggagaggaggagagaagCCAACAAGAAAAGGAGAAGCAGCTAGTCTGCAGGGCCTTCTTTGTGGATGCTTACAGGTTATAATTCAGAAGTTTTTATGTAGTATGCTGACCAGATGATGAAATGTTTTCCAGCTCGTGTATGGTTTTTGAATATTGTGATATCTACTAGTTGTTGTTGTTGAGATGGAGGAAATTTATCCTTGCATTCTTTGTATTTGCGTATCTTGGCTCAAGTATGATTTCTGAATTATGTGATTGCATATTGTGATATCTACAGATGGAGGAAATTGATGGTAAAAAGATTGAAAGCAAAAACGAAAAAAAAGTTAGAATTTGGAATAGTATTTTAACTTGTCTTAATACTCAGTTCATGGGAAATTCGGCTAAATCGGTTTATTCAGTTTTTACCGAATAAACTGATTTTTTTATTCTGTTTTCTCGGTTTTTCTTGTGAAAATCGGTCGGTTCGGTTCGTCTAAAAAATTTCGATTTATTTGGTTTTCGGTTTATTCGGTTCGGTCAGTTCGGTTTTAACCGAATGCTCAGCCCTagcgactataaaacccccggCTTGAAAACTGTccagcggcgatgttaaactctagagtcgaaccggcgactataaattctcggcttgaagaccgtcgagcggcgaggtTAAAACCCCCGTCTTCGCGAACCAGTCCATCGGATATTCTCTCTCctccattcggggtcgagcttatcagagcatGTATCTCCCCTGTTCGGAGTCGAGCGGTTGTCAGACATTTtttctcccccattcggggtcgagcttatcagagcattcatctcccccgttcggggtcgagtgtctTTACgagtctcagaccagcttatcagttattttttctctctcattcggggtcgagcttatcagagcatccatctctcccgttcggggtcgagtgtcttcactggtctcgaacCAGCTTATCAGTTATTtaatctcccccgttcgaggttgaGTGTTCTTCACTGATCTCGGAACAGCTTATCAGCGcatcatatttcttatcttctccgttcggggtcgagcggtcgtcaCTAGTCTATTGGCTGTGTTATCTCCCCCGTCCGGGGTCGACCGGTTTCCATTAGTCGCAGACCGGCTTAGCGAGTTCGCCTATCTCTCATGTTCAGGGTCGAGCCATCTTTAAGGATCACGGACAAGGGTGTCCACTTGTTTCGGACCAGGATATCTCATGGGCTCCATGCTCGCTCAGCTAAAGACTTTCGCTTCCATGTGCCTTCGACTCACAGGCTACGCTCCAGTTCAGTCTACGTGTGATACGCCCGTTCGGCTCACAAGTTTCATCTTTACGCACTCAATTTTATGGGTTATGCTCCCGCTCAGTTTTCAGGCTTCACGCCTGCCCAGCTCTGCTTTGCCACTCGCTCGGTCTCCCGGTCGCATTTTACGGCAATCCGATCAGCAGTTGATGACCGCTCGGTTGACATTCTTTGGGCCGCTCATTTAGCACCCTCATAGTCATCTGACCAGTGTCGCTCAGCCGTCCGTTTGGCCACACTTACATCTTATGGTCGACTGGCCGACCCTTTTTCGGTCGCGCGCTTAGCATTATTCGCCCGACATCTATCCACCCGATTGACATCCTTCTGATCACCCGGTCAGCATCTTCGTGGTAGTGCGCTTGGCACCGTCCCACTCTGCACTACTCGATTGTCGGGTCAGCATCTTATGATCGACTGGTCGTCACGTTCTC includes these proteins:
- the LOC122011974 gene encoding probable cytokinin riboside 5'-monophosphate phosphoribohydrolase LOG4, translated to MNIASHSHEYIVLKSSDEREKQNELHYCRSEILGESIGEVKRVADMHERKSEMAKNADAFIALPDGYGTMEELLEIIAWSQLGIHHKPVGILNVDGYYNDLIQLFDKGVREGFIEDSASHIVISADNAEELLRKMEAKAEEERRREANKKRRSS